The following are from one region of the Planctomycetia bacterium genome:
- the thiL gene encoding thiamine-phosphate kinase, whose amino-acid sequence MLMESQFIAWLRSRLPPATAGVLVGPGDDAAVLAQSEQGDTVVTTDMLMDGVDFRLAEADPRRIGRKALAVNLSDLAAMGSIPTAVVVSLALPHAGGFALAQELYEGLLPLAAEFDVAVVGGDTNTWQGPLVLSITALGRTTKRGPLLRSGARAGDVIVATGEFGGSILGKHFDFTPRVREALVLAERYEVHAAMDVSDGLSLDLSRMCSESGCGAVLRPDAIPISEDARRLAARDAATGSALEHALSDGEDFELLLAMPAEAAARAIRDRPFAARLTIVGEFTAERGLWSLDAADARVPLAPRGYEHRMT is encoded by the coding sequence ATCCTTATGGAATCGCAATTCATCGCTTGGCTTCGCTCGCGCTTGCCTCCGGCAACGGCCGGCGTGCTCGTCGGGCCCGGCGATGATGCCGCGGTCCTGGCGCAGTCGGAGCAGGGGGATACAGTCGTCACGACCGATATGCTGATGGATGGGGTCGATTTTCGGCTCGCCGAAGCCGACCCTCGGCGGATCGGCCGCAAAGCGCTGGCCGTGAACCTGAGCGACCTCGCCGCGATGGGCTCGATTCCGACGGCCGTCGTCGTGAGCCTCGCACTTCCGCACGCCGGCGGCTTCGCGCTCGCTCAAGAACTTTACGAAGGGCTGTTGCCGCTCGCCGCGGAGTTCGATGTCGCCGTGGTCGGGGGAGATACGAACACTTGGCAGGGGCCGTTGGTGCTGAGCATCACGGCGCTCGGACGAACCACAAAGCGTGGGCCCCTCTTGCGCAGCGGAGCCCGAGCCGGCGATGTGATCGTGGCGACCGGCGAGTTCGGCGGCAGCATCTTGGGAAAGCATTTCGATTTCACGCCGCGCGTGCGCGAAGCGCTCGTGCTCGCCGAACGCTACGAAGTCCATGCCGCGATGGATGTGAGCGACGGTCTCTCGCTCGACCTGAGCCGGATGTGCAGCGAGAGCGGCTGCGGAGCCGTGCTCCGGCCGGATGCGATTCCGATCTCGGAAGACGCCCGCCGACTCGCCGCGCGCGATGCGGCAACCGGCTCGGCGCTGGAACATGCGCTGAGCGACGGCGAAGACTTCGAGCTACTCCTGGCGATGCCGGCCGAAGCGGCCGCGCGGGCGATTCGCGACCGGCCGTTCGCCGCGCGCTTAACGATCGTCGGCGAGTTCACGGCCGAGCGTGGCTTGTGGAGCCTCGACGCTGCCGACGCACGCGTTCCTCTCGCACCGCGCGGCTATGAACATCGAATGACATGA
- the tsaE gene encoding tRNA (adenosine(37)-N6)-threonylcarbamoyltransferase complex ATPase subunit type 1 TsaE: MSMAQSLIYESHSEADTHALGLRLGALLPDGIVVALNGPLGAGKTRLVQAIAAARGIDARDVVSPTYTLVQEYRGPRPVFHFDAYRLHDDDEFLNLGPEEYFVAGGVTIIEWAEKVQACLPREFLQITIRPFHATGREFTFLGHGTAADEVVRQLKPAPETLS; this comes from the coding sequence ATGAGCATGGCACAATCGTTGATCTACGAATCGCATAGCGAAGCCGACACGCACGCGCTCGGCCTTCGGCTCGGCGCGCTGCTGCCCGACGGCATCGTCGTGGCTTTGAACGGTCCGCTCGGTGCCGGCAAGACTCGGCTCGTGCAAGCGATCGCCGCGGCACGCGGGATCGACGCGCGCGACGTCGTGAGCCCGACCTACACGCTTGTGCAAGAGTATCGCGGACCGCGCCCCGTGTTTCATTTCGATGCCTATCGTCTGCACGACGACGATGAGTTTCTGAACCTCGGGCCGGAGGAATACTTCGTGGCCGGCGGGGTGACGATCATCGAATGGGCCGAGAAGGTGCAAGCGTGCTTACCGCGCGAGTTCCTCCAGATCACGATCCGCCCGTTCCATGCGACGGGGCGCGAGTTTACGTTCCTGGGCCATGGTACGGCGGCGGACGAAGTGGTGCGGCAATTGAAGCCGGCACCTGAAACGCTCTCGTAA
- a CDS encoding efflux RND transporter periplasmic adaptor subunit gives MTTRIAPPLVSRRTWFELTLATVALLLLGFMVLNWRKAGGEVRSLNGNGNENGNASPTAAAVAEQPKLPAVDRVRFERSRWGAAGVRVEPVRHLALNDVLSVTGKLAVDEERLAHIYSQVEGVLREAKVRLGQAVKAGDVLAIVDSKEVGQAKLDLVRNRMNLGFAKTTHQWSETIMTNTLALTNLLEQGPEVTTLDSQIRDQPMGDNRQLLISSYAKRHQTQADYERLKTLRAQNVGVEKDFIRSKAEYESAAATYQAIVEQLKFTTKQKRIEADQKLQEALTAERMSRASLLILGYGEKEIDAMDPLAEGEKMAHYPIRAPFDGTVVEKHAVLSEHVGPAHQLYEITDLAKVWIHAAVFEKDLSSLLRMSDKPLKFHSAGYPDREFTAELFHMGDEVDEKTRAVTLIAVAQNNEHLLKPGMFVDVRLPIGESAARVQIPESAVQRQEQNYVYVLIGDDEFERREVRLGRTIKPYVEVAAGLKEGESIVVEGCFELKSLFMKDLLAD, from the coding sequence ATGACGACGCGCATCGCCCCCCCGCTCGTATCTCGCCGCACTTGGTTCGAGCTCACGCTCGCCACCGTCGCTCTACTGCTGCTCGGCTTCATGGTCTTGAATTGGCGCAAGGCCGGCGGCGAAGTTCGTTCCTTGAACGGGAACGGCAATGAGAACGGAAACGCAAGCCCGACCGCAGCGGCGGTTGCCGAACAACCGAAGCTTCCGGCCGTCGATCGGGTGCGCTTCGAGCGCTCGCGCTGGGGAGCGGCCGGTGTGCGGGTCGAGCCGGTGCGGCATCTCGCGTTGAACGACGTCCTTTCCGTGACGGGGAAGCTCGCGGTCGACGAAGAACGGCTGGCGCATATCTATTCCCAGGTCGAGGGAGTGCTGCGCGAGGCGAAAGTGCGACTCGGCCAAGCGGTGAAAGCCGGCGACGTGCTGGCGATCGTCGACAGCAAGGAGGTCGGCCAAGCGAAGCTCGACTTGGTTCGCAACCGGATGAACCTCGGCTTCGCCAAGACGACGCACCAGTGGTCGGAAACGATCATGACCAATACGTTGGCGTTGACCAACTTGCTAGAGCAAGGGCCCGAAGTAACGACGCTCGATTCGCAAATTCGAGACCAGCCGATGGGCGACAATCGGCAACTGCTGATCTCGTCGTATGCGAAACGTCATCAAACGCAGGCCGACTACGAACGGTTGAAGACGTTGCGCGCGCAGAACGTCGGCGTCGAGAAAGATTTCATTCGCTCCAAGGCCGAGTACGAATCGGCCGCGGCGACTTACCAAGCGATCGTCGAGCAATTGAAATTCACGACGAAGCAGAAGCGGATCGAGGCCGATCAAAAACTGCAAGAAGCCCTCACCGCCGAACGGATGAGCCGGGCTTCGCTTTTGATTCTCGGCTACGGCGAGAAAGAGATCGACGCGATGGACCCGCTGGCCGAAGGAGAAAAGATGGCGCACTACCCGATTCGCGCGCCGTTTGACGGAACCGTGGTCGAGAAGCATGCAGTGTTGTCGGAGCACGTCGGCCCGGCGCATCAGTTGTATGAGATCACGGACCTCGCGAAAGTTTGGATTCATGCGGCGGTGTTCGAGAAAGACCTTTCGTCGCTATTGCGCATGTCGGACAAACCGCTGAAGTTTCATTCCGCCGGCTATCCCGACCGCGAATTCACGGCCGAGCTGTTTCACATGGGAGACGAAGTGGATGAGAAAACGCGGGCCGTCACACTGATCGCCGTCGCGCAGAACAACGAGCATTTGCTTAAGCCGGGGATGTTCGTCGACGTTCGCCTGCCGATCGGCGAATCGGCGGCGCGCGTGCAGATTCCGGAATCGGCCGTGCAGCGACAGGAGCAGAATTACGTTTACGTCCTGATCGGCGACGATGAATTCGAGCGGCGCGAAGTGCGGCTCGGGAGGACGATCAAGCCGTATGTCGAAGTCGCAGCGGGGTTGAAAGAGGGAGAGTCGATCGTCGTGGAAGGGTGCTTCGAGTTGAAGAGCTTGTTTATGAAAGACCTACTGGCCGATTAA
- the dapA gene encoding 4-hydroxy-tetrahydrodipicolinate synthase, translating to MSTKGEAYAGLSVAITTPFLNDEVDYARLREQVEFQIAAGTKCVVPVGTTGECPTLSHEEHERVVAEVVQIAAGRILVMAGTGSNSTREALRLSKRAEKDGADSLLIVAPYYNKPTQEGFYQHYKALAEAVGLPLCVYNIPGRTGKNIEPETICRMAELPNIAMVKEATGQLDQASQIAVATDLTILSGDDSLTLPLMSVGGRGVISVVGNIIPQDMIALCKAFDSGNFAEALRLHKKLFPLCRDMLGLSTNPIPIKTAMRLLGRDTGELRLPMTQLSGAEEAKLRTTLIKYGVLG from the coding sequence ATGAGCACTAAAGGCGAAGCCTACGCCGGACTATCCGTCGCGATCACCACTCCGTTTCTGAACGACGAAGTCGACTACGCGCGGCTCCGCGAGCAGGTTGAGTTTCAAATCGCGGCCGGCACGAAATGCGTCGTTCCCGTCGGCACCACCGGCGAATGCCCGACCTTGTCACACGAAGAACACGAACGGGTCGTGGCGGAAGTCGTGCAGATCGCGGCGGGGCGCATCCTCGTGATGGCAGGGACCGGCTCGAACAGCACGCGTGAAGCGCTCCGCCTCTCGAAGCGTGCCGAAAAAGATGGCGCCGACTCGCTGCTGATCGTCGCTCCCTATTACAACAAGCCGACGCAGGAAGGCTTCTATCAACACTACAAGGCGCTCGCCGAAGCAGTCGGCTTACCGCTCTGCGTGTACAACATTCCCGGCCGAACCGGCAAGAACATCGAGCCGGAAACGATCTGCCGGATGGCGGAACTCCCGAACATCGCGATGGTCAAAGAGGCGACCGGCCAACTCGATCAAGCCTCGCAGATCGCCGTGGCTACCGACCTCACGATCCTCTCCGGCGACGACAGTCTGACGCTACCGCTCATGTCGGTCGGCGGTCGGGGCGTAATCTCCGTCGTCGGCAATATCATTCCGCAAGATATGATCGCGCTTTGCAAAGCGTTCGATTCCGGCAACTTCGCCGAGGCCCTCCGGTTGCATAAGAAATTGTTTCCGCTCTGTCGCGATATGCTCGGGCTCTCGACGAACCCGATTCCGATCAAGACCGCGATGCGCCTGCTCGGCCGCGACACCGGCGAACTCCGTCTTCCGATGACGCAACTCTCCGGCGCCGAAGAAGCGAAGCTCCGCACGACGCTGATCAAGTACGGCGTGTTGGGCTAA
- a CDS encoding Do family serine endopeptidase has protein sequence MTLHQFTKRRSLLGTGILTLAVASGGLLWREAHTVAQGPAIVPNTPANAEAKSHANGLSHAFRSAATTILPTVVTIETSTKAKVVRSDGRRPNMGPLNPRGGAGGENPFKGTPFEEFFNQHGMEGFRGGDGPQRSPRSDGAGSGVIIDKSGVILTNNHVVRGADVVTVRLADGREFKGVDIKTDPQTDLAIVRIEGAEDLKAAKLGDSDSLEIGDWVIAVGNPFGLEQTVSAGIISGKGRSIGAAQRANFLQTDAAINPGNSGGPLVNLDGEIIGINTAIASNGGGNDGIGFAVPSSLAKWIVPQLMSKSGAVERAYLGVGIEQMNSELAGKFGVQRGTGVLITEVHPNTPAADAGLKEGDIILDYNGVKVHTPRELQEVVERTVLNTKQKANVLRDGKSIVVEVTARALPKDFGRTARLDPAEEPGPSKNESVASKELGVEVAKMGADEAKQLGFEGYKGVLITNVDPESLAQEAGLREGMLIRKVGQQDVTSPEEFQAAVEKQPVADGVLLLVRTANGNRYVVLKNK, from the coding sequence ATGACGTTGCACCAATTCACAAAACGCAGATCGCTGCTCGGCACGGGCATCTTGACGCTGGCTGTCGCAAGCGGCGGATTGCTGTGGAGAGAAGCGCATACCGTAGCGCAAGGGCCGGCGATCGTGCCGAATACGCCGGCCAACGCGGAAGCGAAGTCGCATGCCAACGGGCTCTCGCACGCTTTCCGCAGCGCCGCGACGACCATCTTGCCGACGGTCGTTACGATCGAGACTTCGACGAAGGCTAAGGTCGTGCGTAGCGACGGCCGACGCCCGAACATGGGCCCTCTGAATCCGCGCGGCGGTGCCGGCGGCGAGAATCCGTTTAAGGGGACGCCGTTCGAAGAGTTCTTCAACCAGCACGGCATGGAAGGCTTCCGCGGCGGCGATGGCCCGCAACGCTCGCCCCGTTCCGACGGAGCCGGTTCCGGCGTGATCATCGACAAGAGCGGCGTGATCCTTACGAACAACCATGTGGTGCGTGGCGCGGATGTCGTCACGGTCCGCTTGGCCGATGGTCGGGAATTCAAAGGGGTCGACATCAAGACCGACCCTCAGACCGATCTCGCGATCGTCCGCATCGAAGGGGCCGAGGACTTGAAAGCGGCCAAATTAGGGGACTCCGATAGCCTCGAGATCGGCGATTGGGTCATCGCGGTCGGCAATCCGTTCGGCCTCGAGCAAACGGTGAGTGCGGGCATCATCAGCGGCAAGGGTCGGAGCATCGGTGCGGCGCAGCGTGCCAACTTCCTGCAAACCGATGCCGCGATCAACCCGGGCAACTCCGGTGGCCCGCTCGTCAATCTCGACGGTGAGATCATCGGCATCAACACGGCCATCGCCTCCAACGGCGGCGGCAACGACGGCATCGGGTTCGCAGTTCCTTCGAGCTTGGCGAAGTGGATCGTGCCGCAGCTCATGTCGAAGAGCGGTGCGGTCGAGCGAGCCTATCTCGGCGTCGGCATCGAGCAGATGAATAGCGAACTCGCCGGCAAGTTCGGCGTGCAACGAGGCACCGGCGTGCTCATCACCGAAGTCCATCCGAACACTCCGGCCGCCGATGCCGGTTTGAAGGAAGGGGACATCATCCTCGACTACAACGGCGTGAAGGTGCATACGCCGCGCGAGTTGCAAGAAGTGGTCGAGCGCACCGTGTTGAACACCAAGCAAAAGGCCAACGTGCTTCGCGACGGTAAGTCGATCGTCGTCGAAGTGACGGCCCGAGCCTTGCCGAAAGACTTCGGTCGCACCGCACGGCTCGACCCGGCCGAAGAACCGGGTCCGTCGAAGAACGAGTCTGTCGCCAGCAAGGAACTCGGCGTCGAGGTCGCGAAGATGGGTGCCGACGAAGCCAAGCAACTCGGCTTTGAGGGCTATAAGGGAGTGCTGATCACGAACGTCGATCCCGAGAGCCTGGCTCAAGAGGCCGGGCTGCGGGAAGGGATGCTGATCCGCAAAGTAGGCCAACAAGACGTCACCTCGCCGGAGGAATTCCAAGCGGCTGTCGAGAAGCAGCCGGTTGCCGACGGGGTCTTGCTGCTCGTTCGCACGGCGAACGGAAACCGATACGTCGTGCTGAAGAATAAGTAA
- a CDS encoding NUDIX domain-containing protein — MRKGAVAVIVADGRFLVIRRAAGVAAPGKLCFPGGGIELGETDEQAVVRELREELNLTVEPVKLLWRSVTPWQVELSWWAVRCDRLADLRLNEAEVAEVFWFAPADLAAHPDLLAGNMEFLLRLAAAEFTLD, encoded by the coding sequence ATGCGCAAAGGGGCTGTCGCCGTGATCGTCGCCGACGGTCGGTTCCTCGTGATTCGTCGCGCGGCCGGCGTCGCCGCTCCCGGCAAACTTTGCTTCCCCGGCGGCGGTATCGAACTGGGCGAGACGGACGAGCAAGCCGTCGTGCGCGAGCTGCGCGAAGAATTGAACCTAACGGTCGAGCCGGTGAAGCTGCTCTGGCGCAGCGTGACCCCCTGGCAAGTCGAGCTTTCGTGGTGGGCCGTTCGTTGCGATCGTTTGGCGGATCTGCGCTTGAACGAAGCGGAAGTCGCCGAGGTCTTCTGGTTTGCGCCTGCCGACTTGGCCGCGCATCCGGACTTGCTGGCCGGCAACATGGAGTTCCTGCTGCGCCTCGCCGCCGCCGAGTTCACGCTGGATTAA
- the rnc gene encoding ribonuclease III — MGPNDSVCPSIVNEPILSEADELFGRCEQKIGYVFRDRQMLRNALTHASGAQHRLASNERLEFLGDSILGAVICEMLYTRFPEYLEGELTKIKSVVVSRQTCAKVSESLGLDEFLLLGKGMAVADGLPSSLLADVFESLIAAVYLDGGHEAARSMIERHIAPEIDIAVGGENAGNYKSLLQHLSQREYGSTPTYQLLDEKGPDHSKCFQIAAVIGRNRYSPAWGRNKKESEQRAAHNALCQIRGEEVPYPGE, encoded by the coding sequence ATGGGTCCGAACGACTCCGTCTGTCCGTCGATCGTCAACGAGCCGATCCTTTCCGAGGCTGATGAACTCTTCGGCCGCTGCGAACAAAAAATCGGCTACGTCTTCCGCGATCGGCAGATGCTCCGCAACGCGTTGACGCACGCCTCGGGCGCTCAGCATCGCCTCGCCTCGAACGAGCGCCTCGAATTCCTCGGCGACTCGATTCTCGGGGCCGTCATTTGCGAGATGCTCTACACGCGCTTCCCCGAATATCTCGAAGGGGAGCTTACGAAGATCAAATCGGTCGTCGTCAGCCGGCAAACTTGCGCGAAGGTCAGCGAGTCGCTCGGGCTCGATGAGTTCCTATTGCTCGGCAAAGGAATGGCCGTCGCCGATGGCTTGCCGTCGTCCCTCTTGGCCGACGTATTCGAGTCGCTCATCGCGGCCGTGTATCTCGACGGCGGACATGAAGCGGCCCGCTCGATGATCGAACGGCACATTGCGCCGGAGATCGATATCGCGGTCGGAGGGGAAAACGCCGGGAACTATAAGTCGCTCTTGCAGCACCTCTCGCAGCGCGAATACGGCAGCACGCCGACCTATCAACTGCTCGACGAAAAAGGGCCCGACCACAGTAAGTGCTTCCAGATCGCCGCGGTGATCGGCCGCAATCGCTACTCGCCGGCCTGGGGCCGCAACAAGAAGGAATCGGAACAGCGCGCCGCTCATAACGCTCTGTGCCAGATTCGCGGCGAAGAAGTACCGTATCCGGGCGAGTAA
- a CDS encoding pyridoxine 5'-phosphate synthase, which yields MAHLGVNIDHVATVRQARRTYEPDPVWAAALAELGGADGITLHLREDRRHIQDRDLRVLRDTVTVKLNLEMACDAAVTQIACEVKPDQVTLVPESRQEVTTEGGLDVVGLRDRTAETIRRLHDAGIIVSLFLDADPKQIALGKELGADAVELHTGCYALAKGGARATELAKLTAAAKQIGAAGMTLHAGHGLNYQNVRPIADLPAIDELNIGHSIVARAIMVGFREAVREMKELIK from the coding sequence ATGGCACACCTCGGCGTCAACATCGATCACGTGGCGACGGTTCGGCAAGCTCGCCGCACCTATGAGCCCGACCCCGTTTGGGCCGCCGCGCTGGCCGAACTCGGCGGCGCCGACGGAATCACCCTGCACCTGCGCGAAGATCGCCGCCACATTCAAGACCGCGATCTGCGCGTCTTGCGCGACACGGTCACGGTGAAGCTCAACTTGGAAATGGCTTGCGACGCCGCGGTGACGCAGATCGCGTGCGAGGTGAAGCCGGACCAAGTAACGTTGGTCCCTGAGAGTCGACAAGAAGTGACGACCGAAGGAGGGCTCGACGTCGTCGGCCTTCGCGACCGCACCGCGGAAACGATCCGCCGGTTGCACGATGCCGGAATCATCGTCAGCCTGTTCCTCGATGCCGATCCGAAGCAAATTGCCTTGGGCAAGGAGCTCGGTGCCGATGCCGTCGAACTGCATACCGGCTGCTACGCGCTTGCGAAAGGCGGAGCCCGTGCCACGGAGCTGGCGAAGCTGACGGCCGCCGCCAAGCAGATCGGGGCCGCGGGGATGACGTTGCACGCCGGTCACGGGCTCAACTACCAAAACGTTCGTCCGATCGCCGATTTGCCCGCGATCGACGAGCTCAACATCGGCCACAGCATCGTCGCTCGCGCGATCATGGTCGGCTTTCGAGAAGCGGTGCGCGAGATGAAGGAATTGATCAAGTAA
- a CDS encoding CusA/CzcA family heavy metal efflux RND transporter: MINSLINFALRNRFVVALNTLLLIAVGMWATVNLPIDAVPDVTNVQVQILTVSPALGPLEVEQFITFPVETALSGVPRVEEVRSVSQFGLSAVTVVFAEGTDIYWARQMVGERLLIARGNIPDGMGRPEMGPISTGLGEIYQFEVRSKPGYHHSLMERREILDWNIAYELRRVPGVIEVNTFGGQLKTYEVQLDPNKLLNYGVSISRVFEALKNNNSNAGGGYLVHQQEQRVIRGEGLIQSLADVADIVLDQRSDGTPIYVRDVGEVRFAPMLRQGAVTRDGRGEGVVGIVMLLMGENARTVVDRVEQKKREIEKTLPEGIEISTFYDRTELVRHTIATVTKNLIEGGVLVIVVLLLLLGSVRAGLIVALAVPLSMLGACIGMVLTGLSGNLMSLGAIDFGLIVDGSVVLIENIVRRAAEHSHAHPGERVPRSLIREACHEVARPVVFGVGIIMIVYLPILSLRGLEGKMFRPMAFTVIFALLTSLILALTLMPVLGSIFLRSNVKEKETFLIRWAKRLYRPLLAKAIAHPGQVVAIALVIFGLSVVAALQLGAVFVPRLDEGSLAIQAIRLPSVSLEASTQMTTTLEKVLMGFPQVTSVVSKTGRPEIANDPMTVNLTDVLITLKPTAEWPEPIKKEVLVEQMEAALKEALPNSNSFSFTQPIELRVQELVAGVRSDVGISLYGDDLAKLKATADKIAEVVGKVPGAADVQVEHTAGLPTLRVKIRRQDMARYGINASDVLAAVSAIGGHAVDQVFEGQKRFPLQIRLAPEWREDLDGLKQLKIADPQGRQIPLEQLADLTLEEGPAQISRDGGSRRILVQANVRGRDLAGFVAEAQRAVEAGVKLPDGYRIAWGGQFKNLQEASLRLMIAVPAALLLIFALLHLTFDSSKAALLIFLNVPMAVTGGVSALWLRGMPFSISAGVGFIALFGVAVLNGVVLLTSILEHRRRGEPQAEAVFNAAIARIRPVLMTALVAMLGFIPMAFATSSGAEVQQPLATVVIGGLVTSTLLTLFVVPAIYRWFEPRAVRYPTEAEV, from the coding sequence ATGATCAATAGCCTCATCAACTTCGCTCTGCGCAATCGCTTCGTCGTCGCGCTCAACACGCTGTTGCTGATCGCCGTCGGCATGTGGGCGACCGTGAATCTGCCGATCGACGCCGTGCCCGACGTGACGAACGTGCAGGTCCAGATTCTTACGGTCTCGCCGGCGCTCGGGCCGCTCGAGGTCGAGCAGTTCATCACGTTCCCCGTCGAGACGGCGTTGAGCGGCGTGCCGCGCGTCGAAGAAGTGCGCTCGGTGAGCCAGTTCGGCTTGTCGGCCGTGACAGTCGTGTTCGCCGAGGGGACCGATATCTATTGGGCTCGGCAAATGGTAGGCGAACGGCTGCTCATCGCGCGCGGCAACATTCCCGACGGCATGGGCCGGCCCGAGATGGGTCCGATTTCGACGGGGCTCGGGGAGATTTATCAATTCGAGGTCCGCTCGAAGCCGGGCTACCACCACTCGCTCATGGAGCGGCGCGAGATTCTCGATTGGAACATCGCCTACGAGCTGCGGCGCGTGCCGGGCGTGATCGAGGTCAATACGTTCGGCGGGCAATTGAAGACGTACGAAGTGCAGCTCGATCCGAACAAGTTGCTGAACTACGGCGTGTCGATCAGCCGCGTATTCGAGGCGCTGAAGAACAACAACTCCAACGCCGGCGGCGGCTATTTGGTCCATCAGCAAGAGCAGCGCGTGATCCGCGGCGAAGGCTTGATCCAGTCGCTGGCCGACGTCGCCGACATCGTGCTCGACCAGCGCTCCGACGGGACACCGATCTACGTGCGCGACGTCGGCGAAGTGCGGTTCGCTCCGATGCTCAGGCAAGGAGCCGTGACGCGCGACGGCCGGGGAGAGGGGGTCGTCGGCATCGTGATGCTGCTGATGGGAGAGAACGCGCGGACCGTGGTCGACCGCGTCGAGCAGAAGAAACGCGAGATCGAAAAGACGCTGCCCGAAGGGATCGAGATCAGCACGTTCTACGATCGCACGGAGCTCGTGCGGCACACGATCGCGACGGTGACGAAGAACCTCATTGAAGGGGGCGTGTTGGTGATCGTCGTGCTGTTGCTGTTGCTCGGCAGCGTGCGCGCGGGGCTGATCGTGGCGCTCGCCGTGCCGTTGTCGATGCTCGGGGCGTGCATCGGGATGGTGCTGACCGGACTCTCGGGCAACCTCATGAGCCTCGGCGCGATCGACTTCGGGCTGATCGTCGACGGCTCGGTCGTGTTGATCGAAAACATCGTGCGCCGGGCGGCGGAACATTCGCACGCACATCCGGGCGAGCGCGTGCCGCGGAGCTTGATTCGCGAGGCATGCCATGAAGTGGCAAGGCCCGTCGTGTTCGGCGTCGGCATCATCATGATCGTGTATTTGCCGATTCTTTCGCTGCGCGGACTCGAAGGAAAAATGTTTCGGCCGATGGCGTTCACCGTGATCTTCGCGCTGCTTACGTCGCTCATTCTGGCGCTCACGCTGATGCCCGTCTTAGGCTCGATCTTCTTACGCTCGAACGTGAAAGAGAAAGAGACGTTTCTGATTCGCTGGGCGAAGCGCCTCTATCGGCCGTTGCTTGCGAAGGCGATCGCACATCCCGGCCAGGTCGTGGCGATTGCGTTGGTGATATTCGGGCTGAGCGTCGTCGCGGCGTTGCAGTTGGGGGCCGTGTTCGTGCCCCGGCTCGATGAAGGTTCGCTCGCGATCCAAGCGATCCGGCTGCCGAGCGTCTCGCTGGAAGCCTCGACGCAGATGACGACCACGCTCGAAAAGGTTCTGATGGGCTTCCCGCAGGTGACGTCGGTCGTTTCGAAAACCGGCCGGCCGGAGATCGCCAACGATCCGATGACGGTCAACCTCACCGACGTGCTCATCACGCTGAAGCCCACGGCGGAATGGCCCGAGCCAATTAAGAAGGAGGTTCTCGTCGAGCAGATGGAAGCCGCGCTCAAGGAGGCGCTGCCGAACAGCAACAGCTTCAGCTTTACGCAACCGATCGAGCTGCGCGTGCAAGAGCTCGTGGCGGGCGTGCGGAGCGATGTCGGCATCAGCCTCTACGGCGACGACTTAGCGAAGCTGAAAGCGACGGCCGACAAAATCGCCGAGGTCGTCGGCAAGGTGCCGGGCGCGGCCGACGTGCAGGTCGAACATACGGCCGGCTTACCGACCTTGCGGGTGAAGATTCGTCGGCAAGACATGGCCCGCTACGGAATCAATGCGAGCGACGTGCTCGCTGCGGTCTCGGCCATCGGCGGGCATGCGGTCGACCAAGTCTTCGAGGGTCAAAAGCGTTTCCCGTTGCAAATTCGCCTAGCTCCTGAGTGGCGGGAAGATCTCGACGGCTTGAAACAATTGAAGATCGCGGACCCGCAGGGGAGGCAGATTCCGCTGGAACAACTGGCTGACCTAACGCTGGAGGAAGGGCCGGCGCAGATCAGCCGCGACGGGGGCAGCCGCCGCATATTGGTACAAGCCAACGTCCGCGGGCGCGATCTCGCGGGCTTCGTCGCGGAAGCGCAGCGAGCCGTCGAGGCGGGAGTGAAACTTCCCGACGGCTATCGGATCGCCTGGGGAGGTCAATTCAAGAACTTACAAGAGGCCAGCCTGCGGTTGATGATCGCCGTGCCGGCCGCGCTGCTGTTGATCTTTGCGCTGTTGCATCTGACGTTCGATTCTTCGAAGGCGGCGCTCCTGATCTTTCTGAACGTGCCGATGGCGGTGACCGGCGGCGTGTCGGCGCTATGGCTGCGAGGGATGCCGTTTTCGATCTCGGCCGGCGTCGGCTTCATCGCCCTCTTCGGCGTGGCGGTGCTGAACGGCGTCGTGTTGTTGACGTCGATCTTGGAACATCGACGCCGGGGCGAACCGCAGGCCGAGGCGGTGTTCAACGCGGCGATCGCTCGGATTCGCCCGGTGCTCATGACGGCGCTGGTCGCGATGCTCGGGTTCATCCCGATGGCCTTTGCGACGAGCTCCGGGGCGGAAGTGCAACAGCCGCTGGCGACGGTCGTGATCGGCGGGCTCGTGACGTCGACGCTGCTGACGCTGTTCGTCGTCCCGGCGATCTACCGCTGGTTCGAGCCGCGGGCTGTGCGTTATCCGACGGAAGCCGAAGTTTAA